The nucleotide window TTGATCTTTTAGATGTCTTTCAACCGTTTCTCCAGCTCAAAGAGAGGTTTAAAGTCAAGCTCCAACAAGAAGATACTTGCGTTTGTGGCCAAGCAAATGGCCCAAGTGATACCGGACATTGTGAGCAAGGACACCACAGCCAATACCCCCAATTCTTCCGCCGATCCCAAAGTCAACTAAACTAATCCAGTTTCATTCAACTACAAGCATTTCGCTGCTTGCAACCCTCAAACTTTCTCCGGCACTGAAGATGTTACCAAGATTCTCGAGTGGTTCGATAACATTGAAGTGACCTTCATCAACAGTGAGTGTCTTGAACACCTGAAGACCCGAagcgcaaccggcgtcttccaagCGAGAGCTCTCGACTGGTGGACAACGAGCGCAACATCCGATCCAATGAAGACGCTTATACCCTTCCTTGGGCTGTGGTTAAGCAACTGATGATGACAGAATTCTGTCCTCTGCACGAGTAGCAGAAACTCGAGGAGGAATTCTGGAACCTCAAGCAGGTAGTTGATGATAACCTTGGTTACACCACTCATTTCAAACAGTTGAGCATCATTGTACCCCACCTAGACCTCACGCCTGAGCGTGCAATTGGGAAATACCTGCAAGGTCTTCCCTCTGCCTTTTGCGATACCATTGAAGCCACAAGACCCTACACCATAGAGTTAGTCTACCGCCTTGCTACTAGCCTCAACAACAATCGGGTGAGAGACAAATAAACCAcaacctccatcaccaccaaatCCGTTAACCAAGTCACCACTGAACCCAAAGAACCCAAATCTCAGTCGTGTAACAACATTGGCAAGAAACGTAAGATTCAAAGTCAGAGTTGCAATGCAATTACACCTGTTGCTAGCCCAAATCCCCCATAAGAACCTGCTAGAAAGCCATACACTGGGCCTCATCCCAAGTGTAACACgtgtcaccaccaccaccctacCAACATCGCATGTCGCCATTGCACCAATTGCAATCGGTTCGGGCATGCAGTCGCCGCCTGCCAAAGTGGTTCCACACCACAAGGCAACCAAGCTCAGCAATCCCCCCAAAACTAAAACCGTCAAGCTCCTACCAACAATGTTCAAGCCTGATTCAAATGTGGAGATCCTACTCACCTCCGACCCCAATGCCCGCAAAACAAccaggaacaacaacaacaacaacaagcaccaCGTGGACGCGCATTCAACATCAACACGAATCAAGCACAAAAGCGAAAATGAAGtcgtgaacggtacgttccttgtaaatGGTTTATATGCTTCtttactatttgatactggtgcggataAGAGTTTGTATCCGTTGAATTCGAACCAAAGTTAAAATGTACACGCTTGAAACTTGCAAAATCGTTAACTATAGAAGTTGCCAATGGCAAGTCTATCACCGTTGACTCCATTCTTCACGATTGTTTTCTCACTCTTAACGATCATGTGTTTCTTATCGAcctcatacccatgcaattgggtagtttcaATATCATAGTAGGCATAGATTGGCTTCGTAAGAACCATGCTGAAATCGCTTGCCACGAAAAATTTGTTCGACTTCCTCTTCCACCTGGTGACACTTACACGTCTTTGGCGACAGACCATCAAagggtctcaaactcatgtcatgcacACAAGTGAACATGTACTTATGTAAgtagtactttgcctttttagcccacgttgtggaagaaaagggcaagggaaaggACGTAAGTGATGTTCCAATGGTTCATGATTTTCCCGATGTTTTCCCCGAAGACCAACCTGGCCCTCCTTCTTCTCTTTCAGTCGATTTTTGCATTGACCTCATCCCCGGTGCTACACCCgttgctaaagctccttatcgtcttgcaccttctaAGATGCAAGATCTATCAAGCCAACTTTAGGAAtttcttgataaaggcttcatacgccctagtacctctccttggggggctccagtcctttttgtcaagaagaaagatagtTTGTTTCGAATGTGCGTCGATTATTGTGAGCTTAACAAACTCATTGTCAAAAACCACTACTGTCTTCCCTGCATCGACGAccttttgatcaactccaaggtgcAACGTGCTTTTCCAaaattgatcttcgttctggctACCACCAACTTCGAGTCGtcgaagaggacattcctaaaattACATTTCTCACCAGATATGGTCAGTACGAGTTCgcggtcatgccttttggtttgaccaatgcacccgtggttttcatggatttgatgaatcttGTGTGTAAACCCTACTTGGACTGCTTTGTGATCATATTCGtagacgacattcttatctatttCAAAACCCACCCGAACACGAGCGTCTTTGCATCTAATCCTCAAACGCCTACGTACCAAACaac belongs to Helianthus annuus cultivar XRQ/B chromosome 5, HanXRQr2.0-SUNRISE, whole genome shotgun sequence and includes:
- the LOC110943102 gene encoding uncharacterized protein LOC110943102, encoding MFKPDSNVEILLTSDPNARKTTRNNNNNNKHHVDAHSTSTRIKHKSENEVVNEFVSVEFEPKLKCTRLKLAKSLTIEVANGKSITVDSILHDCFLTLNDHVFLIDLIPMQLGSFNIIVGIDWLRKNHAEIACHEKFVRLPLPPGDTYTSLATDHQRGKGKDVSDVPMVHDFPDVFPEDQPGPPSSLSVDFCIDLIPGATPVAKAPYRLAPSKMQDLSSQL